The following are encoded in a window of Calderihabitans maritimus genomic DNA:
- a CDS encoding thiamine pyrophosphate-dependent enzyme codes for MSPKEVRYGDYIAWENLPHLWCAGCGHGVILKAITMAAAELAIPKEKLVLATGIGCSGRSGDYVTCHRFQGTHGRTLAFATGIKLARPDVTVICLMGDGDGAAIGGNHLLHAARRNIDVTAVIANNLNYGMTGGQFSPATPLGSVTSTSRSGKTEATMDLCALADVAGANFVARTTVYHVREVQRFIERAIKTKGFSMVEVLTPCPTYYGRYNEIGDSVGMLNWFKNRTLPLEKYQALPPEEKKNYFWRGIMVERERPDFLETYRSSVARRSN; via the coding sequence ATGAGTCCCAAGGAAGTTCGTTACGGCGATTATATTGCCTGGGAAAACTTGCCCCATCTCTGGTGTGCCGGCTGTGGACATGGGGTAATTCTGAAAGCCATAACCATGGCTGCGGCTGAATTGGCTATTCCAAAAGAAAAGTTAGTTTTGGCTACGGGTATAGGTTGTTCCGGTAGGAGCGGGGACTACGTAACCTGTCACCGTTTTCAAGGAACCCATGGTAGAACGCTGGCTTTTGCTACCGGAATAAAACTTGCCCGCCCCGATGTGACGGTGATTTGTTTAATGGGGGATGGAGATGGAGCAGCCATCGGGGGTAATCACCTGCTGCATGCCGCCCGTCGTAATATCGATGTAACTGCCGTGATCGCCAACAACCTTAATTATGGAATGACCGGAGGCCAGTTTTCTCCCGCTACACCGTTGGGCAGTGTTACTAGTACTTCCCGCAGCGGCAAGACAGAAGCTACCATGGACCTCTGTGCATTGGCAGACGTAGCTGGAGCCAATTTTGTCGCCCGTACAACTGTTTATCATGTCCGGGAGGTACAGCGGTTTATAGAAAGGGCAATAAAGACGAAAGGATTTTCAATGGTAGAGGTTTTGACGCCCTGCCCGACCTATTACGGCCGTTACAATGAAATAGGAGACAGCGTGGGAATGCTTAACTGGTTCAAAAACCGAACACTGCCTTTAGAAAAATATCAGGCTCTGCCGCCGGAGGAAAAGAAAAACTACTTCTGGCGGGGAATTATGGTGGAAAGGGAACGCCCCGATTTTCTTGAGACCTACCGGTCATCGGTGGCAAGGAGGTCGAATTGA
- a CDS encoding CBS domain-containing protein, with product MFVRDHMTVNPITVPKDLSVLDALELMKRHNIRRLPVTEKEQTSWTSYRT from the coding sequence GTGTTTGTACGTGATCATATGACCGTGAACCCCATCACTGTGCCAAAGGACCTGTCTGTTTTGGATGCCCTGGAATTGATGAAACGCCATAACATCCGGCGGTTGCCCGTGACTGAAAAAGAACAGACTTCTTGGACTAGTTACAGAACATGA
- a CDS encoding 4Fe-4S dicluster domain-containing protein has product MGKEAVKYLSYEPKVNYDLCKCCRICVSFCPQHVLTVGEKGYPERTFAERCTGCRQCFYRCPDFAIEVEVKSS; this is encoded by the coding sequence ATGGGTAAGGAGGCCGTAAAATACCTATCGTATGAGCCAAAGGTAAATTATGATCTGTGCAAATGCTGCCGGATTTGTGTAAGCTTTTGTCCCCAACATGTGTTGACAGTTGGTGAAAAGGGATATCCCGAGCGAACTTTTGCTGAGCGCTGTACAGGCTGCCGGCAGTGCTTTTATCGATGTCCCGACTTTGCTATTGAAGTGGAGGTGAAGTCCAGTTGA
- a CDS encoding adenosylcobalamin-dependent ribonucleoside-diphosphate reductase, whose protein sequence is MRLSETAKIILERRYLRKKADGSRETIEELFYRVSNAVAAAEKMINPQLSSTQVNKIRDTFLQMLTSLDFLPNSPTLMNAGTKLGQLAACFVLPVEDSIEGIFNAVKEAALIQKSGGGTGFSFSRIRPKGAPVTSTGGIASGPLPFIKVFDSAAEAIRQGSARSGANIAVLRVDHPDIKEFISLKSKPGTLRNFNISVGLTKEFMEALENDGFYNLHFNGKVYNRFKAWDVFSLIVEHAWSNGEPGIIFLDRLNEGNPTPALGEIEATNPCAEQPLLPYEACNLGSINLSNMVRNGQVDWGHLAETVEWSVRFLDNVIEINKFPLKKITEMVQSNRKIGLGVMGWADMLFKLRLPYNSNQAVELAEKVMAFIQEKAHAVSSALAEKRGDFPNIDISVYRGQRRRNATCTTIAPTGTISMIAGTSPGIEPVFALVQTRRILDDYAVTQMNPVFEKYLTENFERTTRDRILQEVKRRGSLQQVEGVPEEMKRVFVTAWDISPEWHVRMQAAFQAHCDNAVSKTINLRPTATKEEVRKAFLMAYHLGCKGCTVYRAGTREEDVVVPGACCNCR, encoded by the coding sequence ATGAGACTTTCGGAGACGGCAAAGATTATATTGGAACGGCGGTATTTGCGAAAGAAGGCGGACGGGTCCAGAGAGACTATCGAGGAGTTGTTCTACCGGGTAAGTAATGCTGTGGCTGCTGCAGAAAAAATGATAAATCCCCAGCTATCTTCAACGCAAGTAAATAAGATCAGAGATACGTTTCTTCAAATGTTAACGAGTCTCGATTTTTTGCCCAACAGCCCTACCTTGATGAATGCCGGAACGAAGTTGGGTCAGCTGGCGGCCTGCTTTGTCTTACCAGTGGAGGACAGTATCGAGGGGATTTTCAATGCGGTTAAGGAGGCAGCTCTTATTCAGAAAAGCGGGGGTGGAACCGGGTTTTCCTTCTCGCGAATTCGTCCCAAAGGTGCCCCCGTGACCAGTACGGGCGGAATTGCTTCCGGGCCACTACCGTTTATTAAAGTTTTTGACAGTGCAGCGGAGGCCATTCGGCAGGGAAGTGCGCGCAGCGGAGCCAACATCGCTGTTTTACGGGTAGATCACCCGGACATAAAAGAATTTATATCTCTCAAGAGCAAACCGGGAACGCTGCGAAACTTCAATATCTCTGTTGGCTTGACCAAAGAATTTATGGAGGCCCTAGAAAATGACGGTTTCTACAACCTTCACTTCAACGGTAAGGTCTATAACCGTTTTAAGGCCTGGGATGTTTTCTCGCTGATCGTGGAACATGCCTGGAGCAACGGCGAACCTGGAATCATCTTTTTGGACCGCCTGAACGAGGGTAACCCAACCCCCGCGCTGGGTGAAATCGAAGCAACCAACCCCTGCGCGGAACAGCCGCTACTGCCGTATGAAGCCTGCAACCTGGGCTCCATCAACCTTTCCAATATGGTTAGAAACGGGCAGGTGGACTGGGGACATTTAGCCGAGACGGTAGAGTGGTCTGTCAGGTTTTTGGATAACGTCATCGAGATCAATAAATTTCCACTGAAGAAGATCACCGAGATGGTCCAGAGCAACCGGAAAATAGGCCTTGGGGTGATGGGATGGGCGGATATGCTGTTTAAGCTGCGCTTGCCCTACAACAGCAACCAGGCGGTGGAACTGGCGGAGAAGGTGATGGCCTTTATCCAAGAAAAAGCCCATGCCGTCTCTAGCGCTTTGGCTGAAAAAAGGGGAGACTTCCCAAACATTGATATCAGTGTTTACCGCGGCCAGCGCCGGCGCAATGCCACCTGTACTACCATTGCCCCTACCGGTACCATCAGTATGATTGCCGGGACTTCTCCCGGCATTGAACCGGTCTTTGCTTTGGTACAAACGCGAAGAATCTTGGATGATTATGCGGTCACCCAGATGAATCCGGTTTTTGAAAAATACTTGACTGAGAATTTTGAGAGGACGACGAGAGACAGAATCCTGCAAGAAGTGAAGCGCAGGGGAAGTCTACAGCAGGTAGAAGGTGTACCGGAAGAGATGAAAAGGGTGTTTGTTACCGCCTGGGATATTTCCCCCGAGTGGCATGTCAGAATGCAGGCGGCCTTTCAGGCTCACTGTGATAACGCTGTTTCCAAAACCATCAATCTCAGGCCCACGGCAACCAAGGAAGAAGTTAGGAAGGCCTTTCTGATGGCCTATCATTTAGGGTGCAAAGGCTGCACGGTGTACAGGGCAGGAACCCGGGAGGAGGATGTGGTCGTGCCGGGAGCCTGTTGCAATTGTCGATAA
- a CDS encoding 2-oxoacid:acceptor oxidoreductase subunit alpha, whose protein sequence is MNSLKFWQGNEACVYGAIDAGARFYAGYPISPSTEIAELSSRILPDYGGIYVQMEDEISGIAAVIGASLSGMKAFTATSGPGFSLMQENIGFAIMAEVPCVIINVQRYGVATGVATQPAQSDVMQARWGTHGDHGAIVIAPSSVQECYDLTVEAFNAAERFCHPVIVLTDAALAHLREQVKIPGPSQLRIVERQRPSGPATDYKPYAPDEKLVPRLSSFGDDYILRVTGLVHDERGYSTANPEVARNLTQRLVEKIEKFADELPQPLVYGEEDADIVLISYGMSARAARKAQAMAEDRGIAVKTIQLRTLWPFPEAKVREVCSGAKVVMVPEMNLGQMVLEVERVVGSLAEVKRVSRTDTIVITPEEILKMIEEVAA, encoded by the coding sequence TTGAACTCGCTAAAATTCTGGCAGGGTAATGAGGCATGCGTTTACGGTGCTATAGATGCCGGTGCCAGGTTTTACGCCGGATATCCTATCAGCCCGTCGACTGAAATCGCGGAGCTTTCATCCCGTATTCTACCCGATTACGGGGGGATTTACGTCCAGATGGAAGACGAAATTAGCGGAATAGCCGCAGTTATTGGCGCGAGCCTAAGCGGGATGAAAGCTTTTACGGCTACCAGCGGGCCCGGCTTTTCCCTTATGCAGGAAAACATCGGATTTGCCATAATGGCCGAAGTTCCCTGTGTTATAATTAATGTTCAACGTTATGGTGTGGCCACCGGGGTGGCTACCCAACCTGCTCAAAGTGATGTCATGCAGGCCCGCTGGGGTACGCACGGAGACCATGGAGCAATTGTAATCGCACCCAGCTCGGTACAAGAATGCTACGATCTAACGGTAGAAGCCTTTAATGCGGCGGAACGATTTTGTCATCCTGTAATTGTTCTCACTGATGCTGCTTTGGCTCATCTCCGAGAGCAGGTGAAGATACCTGGTCCCTCCCAATTAAGAATCGTCGAGCGCCAGCGACCTTCCGGTCCCGCAACTGATTACAAACCTTATGCTCCTGATGAAAAACTGGTTCCGCGTTTATCCAGCTTTGGAGACGACTATATTTTACGAGTTACCGGACTGGTACACGATGAGAGGGGTTACTCCACGGCTAACCCAGAAGTTGCTCGCAATCTGACCCAAAGGTTGGTCGAAAAAATAGAAAAATTTGCTGACGAACTGCCTCAGCCCTTGGTATACGGCGAAGAAGATGCAGATATTGTTCTCATATCTTACGGAATGTCGGCGCGAGCGGCTCGCAAAGCCCAGGCTATGGCAGAGGATAGAGGTATTGCGGTAAAGACCATACAACTCAGAACTCTCTGGCCTTTTCCGGAAGCTAAGGTCCGGGAAGTTTGTTCAGGAGCAAAAGTGGTTATGGTACCGGAAATGAACCTGGGGCAGATGGTACTGGAAGTAGAAAGGGTTGTCGGATCGTTGGCTGAAGTGAAACGGGTGAGCCGTACCGATACGATTGTAATTACACCGGAAGAGATACTCAAAATGATTGAGGAGGTAGCCGCATGA
- a CDS encoding CBS domain-containing protein has translation MIRNPICVAPDTPIEEAATIMREHKIGDLLVVENDKLVGIITQTDLFEAIVNLFGFRRPGTRITVEVEDKVGVLHELAGIIKEAGINIINVATRQTSPGKSQVVLRLNVADGRKIAAEFERHGFKVIHMS, from the coding sequence ATGATTAGAAATCCTATCTGCGTCGCTCCCGACACTCCCATTGAAGAAGCAGCCACCATTATGAGAGAACATAAAATTGGAGATTTGTTGGTAGTAGAAAACGATAAGTTGGTGGGGATAATTACCCAGACTGATTTATTCGAAGCGATAGTCAATCTCTTCGGCTTCCGTCGACCCGGCACAAGAATCACTGTGGAGGTAGAGGACAAGGTAGGCGTACTTCACGAATTGGCCGGAATTATTAAAGAAGCCGGCATAAATATTATTAACGTGGCTACCCGCCAGACCTCTCCGGGAAAATCTCAAGTTGTCTTGCGTCTGAACGTCGCCGATGGCAGAAAGATTGCGGCTGAATTCGAAAGGCACGGCTTCAAAGTTATCCATATGAGTTAA